One Paenibacillus crassostreae DNA segment encodes these proteins:
- a CDS encoding cache domain-containing sensor histidine kinase: protein MLHWLKIWIPRSIRHKLIIASITCIVVPAVLTLFIYNSLTQEAVKQQALSNAEDSLELVNNSVSNLFNNMLSTMNYIQVNSGMTTYFKQVSSGHVVGSPYMKFMDSNRILEQLDSLTVVGVKSYVTVLLTNGMYYMNYSVSDYNPRDLLKEPWFKNLQELEGLQSYWVGVEPTAFQYDAFDHPYQISVARTLRLANSEIYGYVVVTVMEDQISSILGNLSAGSEIQLIDHTGHIISKQDHKDIGTKFNYLDPSIEQKSSSILNLKEGHFLLSQQQIPYAGWFLVLMQPYNEAIVNISSIFNRVFIFQISSFVIFLILLIYLVRTFTQPLVTLGKVTSAVQRGNLQLRSGVRGNDEIGHLGIMFDQMLDRVKEMIAEVSVTQRRKRKAELRMLQAQINPHFLFNVLNSIRMKVLKRGDPESALMITSLSTLLRMTISREEDEIHLHEEIELVTHYLRLMNMRQKEEVTLVLDIAPEAFMIKVPRLFLQPIVENAMIHGLSQRAGTISITAEIYQCNLILSVQDNGMGMDSLTIQRIISKWVSSGIDIQTKREDQGSFSGMGLQNVVERMRILFGDGFDITVNSKQGVGTDIILIIPYLGGEQDVQSHVGR from the coding sequence ATGTTACACTGGTTGAAAATATGGATTCCTAGATCTATTCGTCACAAGCTAATTATTGCTTCTATTACCTGTATTGTCGTTCCCGCAGTACTCACATTATTCATCTATAATTCCTTAACGCAGGAAGCTGTGAAGCAGCAAGCTCTATCTAATGCGGAAGATTCGTTAGAATTAGTGAACAATTCTGTAAGTAATCTGTTCAATAATATGTTGAGTACGATGAACTATATTCAAGTGAATTCCGGTATGACTACATATTTCAAGCAAGTCTCTTCAGGTCATGTAGTTGGAAGTCCATATATGAAATTTATGGATTCGAATCGAATCTTGGAGCAATTGGATAGCTTGACTGTAGTTGGTGTTAAAAGTTATGTGACGGTATTATTGACGAACGGGATGTACTATATGAATTATTCTGTAAGCGATTACAACCCACGGGATTTACTAAAAGAACCATGGTTCAAGAATCTACAGGAGTTGGAAGGTCTACAATCATATTGGGTTGGTGTTGAACCGACTGCATTTCAGTATGATGCGTTCGATCATCCCTATCAGATATCCGTAGCACGTACGTTAAGATTGGCTAATTCTGAAATCTATGGGTATGTGGTAGTGACGGTTATGGAAGATCAGATCAGTTCGATTCTGGGTAATTTATCTGCAGGAAGTGAAATTCAACTCATAGATCATACCGGTCATATTATTTCGAAACAGGATCATAAGGATATTGGTACAAAGTTTAATTATCTAGATCCATCTATTGAGCAAAAGTCATCATCCATCCTCAATCTAAAAGAAGGTCATTTTCTGTTATCACAGCAACAGATCCCATACGCTGGTTGGTTTCTTGTATTGATGCAACCTTATAATGAAGCTATCGTCAATATTAGTTCTATTTTTAATCGCGTATTTATTTTTCAGATTTCCTCATTTGTTATTTTCTTAATATTGTTGATTTACTTAGTAAGAACATTCACGCAACCGTTAGTTACTTTAGGTAAAGTAACTTCAGCGGTACAGCGAGGGAATTTGCAATTAAGATCAGGTGTACGTGGCAATGATGAGATCGGTCACCTAGGAATCATGTTCGATCAGATGCTAGATCGTGTGAAAGAAATGATTGCTGAGGTATCAGTTACCCAAAGAAGGAAAAGAAAAGCTGAACTGAGAATGCTTCAGGCTCAGATTAACCCTCATTTTCTATTTAATGTTCTCAATTCGATTCGTATGAAGGTGTTGAAACGTGGTGATCCCGAAAGTGCATTAATGATTACTTCATTATCAACGCTTCTCCGCATGACGATTAGCCGCGAAGAGGATGAGATTCATCTGCATGAAGAGATCGAGTTGGTCACTCATTATTTAAGATTAATGAATATGAGGCAGAAGGAAGAGGTTACACTTGTATTGGATATAGCACCTGAAGCATTCATGATTAAAGTTCCTAGACTCTTCCTCCAGCCGATTGTGGAGAATGCTATGATTCATGGACTCAGTCAGCGAGCAGGAACGATCAGTATTACAGCGGAGATATATCAATGTAACCTAATTCTAAGTGTTCAGGATAATGGAATGGGAATGGATTCCTTAACTATTCAACGAATTATTTCTAAGTGGGTATCCAGCGGAATTGATATACAAACCAAAAGAGAGGATCAAGGTTCCTTCTCAGGTATGGGTCTTCAGAATGTTGTTGAGCGTATGAGAATACTATTCGGAGATGGATTCGATATAACAGTGAACAGTAAACAAGGTGTAGGGACGGATATAATCTTGATCATTCCGTATTTAGGAGGGGAACAAGATGTACAAAGTCATGTTGGTAGATGA
- a CDS encoding glycoside hydrolase family 88 protein, whose translation MKQDWIEEALEKALKKTQHNSVRIGSGFPHASQGGAYDSAEPYWWTAGFWPGMLWLLYNESGDESLRLIAEQCEDRLDSVLNDYVRLDHDLGFMWTLTSVASYKLSGNEGSKVRALKAANYLAARFNIKGNYIRAWNPWYEGEDNAGYAIIDCAMNMPLLFWASEISGDPRYGHIAEAHMDTVMKQFIRPDGSVYHIVRFNPHTGEFIEGIGGQGYAAESAWSRGSAWAIYGLTLAYHHTGKIEYLHAAKRVAHFFLTRLPEDHVPHWDFRAPLDERQYRDSSAGACAASGLLLLSEKVDEIEAAVYREPAIRILKSLYENYGTWDDMNEEGLILHSTSNYPQGTNIDVPLIYGDFFYVEGLARLKGKGPFYWQ comes from the coding sequence ATGAAGCAAGATTGGATCGAGGAAGCTTTGGAAAAAGCGTTGAAGAAAACGCAACATAATAGCGTAAGAATTGGTTCTGGATTCCCCCACGCGAGTCAAGGCGGTGCTTATGATTCGGCTGAGCCTTACTGGTGGACAGCAGGATTCTGGCCAGGAATGTTATGGTTACTATATAACGAAAGTGGCGACGAATCGTTACGATTGATCGCTGAACAATGTGAGGATCGTCTAGATTCGGTATTAAATGATTACGTTCGATTGGATCATGATCTGGGATTCATGTGGACTTTGACCAGTGTAGCGTCTTATAAATTATCAGGTAATGAAGGCTCAAAAGTTAGAGCACTCAAAGCGGCTAATTATCTTGCTGCACGATTTAATATAAAAGGTAATTATATTCGTGCATGGAATCCGTGGTATGAAGGTGAAGACAACGCCGGATATGCCATTATCGATTGTGCGATGAATATGCCTTTGTTATTCTGGGCTTCAGAGATAAGTGGAGATCCTCGTTACGGTCATATTGCAGAAGCACATATGGATACAGTCATGAAACAATTCATCCGACCTGATGGCTCAGTCTATCATATTGTTCGATTCAATCCACATACAGGCGAATTCATTGAGGGTATTGGAGGTCAGGGATACGCTGCTGAATCGGCTTGGTCACGGGGTTCTGCTTGGGCGATCTACGGATTAACTTTAGCCTATCATCATACAGGGAAAATAGAATATTTACATGCGGCTAAGCGTGTGGCTCATTTCTTCCTTACTCGTCTGCCTGAGGATCATGTACCTCATTGGGATTTCCGCGCACCGCTAGATGAACGCCAATATCGGGATTCATCTGCTGGTGCTTGTGCTGCTAGTGGCTTACTATTACTTTCTGAAAAAGTAGATGAGATCGAAGCTGCAGTCTATCGTGAACCAGCGATTCGGATTCTAAAATCGCTATACGAGAATTACGGAACATGGGATGATATGAATGAGGAAGGATTGATTCTTCATTCAACGAGTAATTATCCTCAGGGAACCAATATCGATGTGCCACTCATTTACGGTGATTTCTTCTATGTGGAAGGATTGGCACGATTGAAAGGTAAAGGCCCCTTTTATTGGCAATGA
- a CDS encoding ABC transporter ATP-binding protein, giving the protein MLQINDVKKQFKVSGKNIPILNIPQWHVAKGEKVAIIGPSGSGKSTLLHIISGILSTDHGELYVDQQPLHLLKEAARDEFRGARIGYILQDFHLIPSLTARQNVEIVITLKKSKTELRLMVDEWFEKVGLQDRMNHLPSQLSRGQQQRVAMVRALINQPLLVLADEPTGSLDWETADEITGLLMDLCASDKHTLIVVTHDLNLAKRFPRCQHIHELNLVHPLKEKVML; this is encoded by the coding sequence TTGCTACAAATCAATGACGTTAAGAAACAATTCAAAGTGTCAGGTAAGAACATACCCATTCTAAATATTCCTCAATGGCATGTTGCTAAGGGAGAAAAAGTAGCCATCATCGGCCCTAGTGGTTCAGGAAAAAGCACATTGTTACATATCATTAGTGGTATTTTGAGTACGGATCATGGTGAACTGTATGTTGATCAGCAACCGTTGCATTTGTTAAAAGAGGCTGCAAGGGATGAATTCAGAGGAGCTAGAATCGGTTATATTCTGCAGGATTTCCACCTCATTCCATCCTTAACTGCGAGGCAAAATGTGGAGATCGTAATAACTCTTAAGAAATCGAAGACAGAATTGCGGCTAATGGTTGATGAATGGTTTGAGAAAGTAGGGTTACAAGATCGAATGAATCATCTTCCCTCACAACTATCTAGGGGACAACAGCAGCGGGTTGCAATGGTTAGAGCTCTGATTAATCAGCCATTGCTTGTGTTAGCTGATGAGCCTACAGGTAGTCTTGATTGGGAGACTGCTGATGAAATTACGGGATTATTAATGGATCTATGTGCTAGTGATAAGCATACACTCATTGTTGTAACACATGATTTAAATTTGGCGAAGCGTTTCCCACGCTGTCAGCATATTCATGAATTGAATCTTGTTCATCCTTTAAAAGAGAAGGTTATGTTATGA
- a CDS encoding DUF2264 domain-containing protein, which yields MGTKSNSISDNPLRTQADLQDALRQIVDPLQPYYSEGRARLSLGVTGAGYDPKIAEFEGFSRVLWGMVPLLAGGGDNELWKICLLGIRNGTDPEHAEYWGNVNDYDQRLVEMAVFGFALALIPDRIWEPLSERERSNLYNWLNQINSHPCHDCNWLFFHVLVNMGFRTMGLPYDDEQLNRNLTRIDEFYLAEGWYSDGIGAHSDYYVPFGFHYYGLLYSQLMKDEDPERAVRFKQRATEFAESFIQWFAADGSTIPYGRSLTYRFSHSAFWSAMVFAEVDTIPLGVMKGLILRNLRWWFQKPIFNEAGVLTVGYTYPNLVMAENYNSPGSPYWALKSFLPLALADDHPFWHTEELPLPKLNSLSVQLPPHLVICRNEVSDHITAFNSGHLSSNEHIHTSAKYEKFAYSNAFGFSVPRAEWGLGQGAFDSMLALSEGDNLFRVRRKNEESRIEDNVLYSKWKPWHDVEIQTWIVAGLPWHIRIHQVNTQRTLDAAEGGFALGSDLDLQVVNDENTGITASCSQGSSRIVSILGYDTTDLIYANANTNVLHTLTVIPSLKVSLEPGTHWIISAIYGEPGERVGESSLLEDPCEILNVQFEGDEIHLTTARGKVIVIVK from the coding sequence ATGGGGACGAAATCGAATAGTATAAGTGACAATCCACTACGAACGCAAGCGGACTTGCAAGATGCATTAAGACAAATCGTGGATCCACTTCAGCCATATTATAGTGAGGGAAGAGCACGCTTGAGCTTAGGCGTGACGGGTGCTGGTTATGATCCGAAAATTGCGGAGTTTGAAGGTTTCTCACGAGTACTATGGGGAATGGTTCCTTTGCTAGCAGGTGGAGGGGATAACGAACTCTGGAAGATTTGTCTACTAGGAATTCGGAACGGTACCGACCCTGAACATGCTGAGTATTGGGGAAATGTGAATGATTATGATCAGCGATTAGTAGAGATGGCAGTGTTCGGATTTGCACTCGCTCTGATCCCAGATCGAATATGGGAGCCATTAAGTGAACGTGAAAGATCTAACCTATATAACTGGTTGAATCAGATCAATAGTCATCCTTGCCATGATTGCAATTGGTTATTCTTCCATGTCTTAGTGAATATGGGATTTAGAACAATGGGGCTTCCTTACGATGATGAACAGCTTAACCGAAACCTGACTCGAATCGATGAGTTTTATCTTGCCGAAGGATGGTATAGCGATGGTATTGGAGCACATAGCGACTATTATGTTCCTTTCGGATTTCATTATTATGGGTTGTTATATTCACAACTGATGAAGGATGAAGATCCTGAGCGGGCGGTTCGATTTAAGCAAAGAGCTACAGAATTTGCTGAAAGTTTCATCCAGTGGTTCGCAGCGGATGGCTCAACCATTCCTTATGGAAGAAGCTTGACATATCGATTCTCGCATTCAGCATTCTGGAGTGCTATGGTATTCGCAGAAGTCGACACTATACCACTGGGTGTAATGAAGGGACTTATTCTAAGAAATTTACGTTGGTGGTTTCAGAAGCCTATATTCAATGAAGCTGGAGTTCTTACGGTCGGGTATACATATCCTAATCTAGTCATGGCTGAAAATTATAATTCACCTGGATCACCTTATTGGGCATTGAAGTCATTTCTTCCTTTGGCACTAGCGGATGATCATCCGTTCTGGCACACGGAAGAGCTCCCTTTACCGAAGTTGAACTCCTTATCCGTGCAGTTACCACCTCACCTAGTCATTTGCCGGAATGAGGTGAGTGATCATATCACAGCTTTTAACAGTGGCCATCTAAGTTCGAATGAACACATACATACTTCGGCTAAATATGAAAAGTTTGCCTATTCTAATGCTTTTGGATTCAGTGTACCTCGCGCAGAATGGGGACTTGGACAAGGAGCATTTGATTCGATGCTTGCGCTAAGTGAAGGGGATAATTTGTTCAGAGTCAGACGAAAGAACGAAGAGTCTAGAATCGAGGATAATGTACTATATTCGAAATGGAAACCATGGCATGATGTGGAGATCCAGACATGGATTGTGGCAGGGCTCCCTTGGCATATTCGAATCCATCAGGTTAACACGCAGAGAACATTAGACGCTGCCGAAGGCGGATTCGCTTTAGGAAGTGACTTGGACCTTCAAGTGGTAAACGATGAGAACACTGGGATTACTGCATCTTGCTCTCAAGGAAGTAGTAGGATTGTTAGTATACTTGGTTACGATACCACAGATCTTATATATGCGAATGCGAATACGAATGTTCTACACACTCTAACCGTTATTCCTTCATTAAAAGTGAGCTTGGAACCAGGTACACATTGGATAATCTCAGCTATATATGGTGAACCAGGTGAGCGTGTTGGGGAGAGTAGCTTGTTGGAGGATCCATGTGAGATATTGAATGTACAATTCGAAGGTGATGAGATTCATCTCACGACGGCACGAGGGAAGGTTATCGTAATCGTTAAATAG
- a CDS encoding alkaline phosphatase, giving the protein MNKIFKRIAVGGLALSIVATGTFILENHNSTVSAATKESSKNLIVLIGDGMGPAQVAATRYYQEHETGKMALNLDPYYVGQATTYADRGDDGGVIVSGIVTDSASAGTAFATGNKTYNAAISVSNEEVSKPFASVIEAAELSGKATGLVTTARITHATPAVYATHVRSRDNESAIASQYLASGVDVLLGGGQSFFVTKDENGKRTDKNIIPDFQAKGYKLVQKAADLKALSSENSKVLGLFGGSHVSYVPDRTEDTPSLEAMTTKALEILSTNKNGFAVMIEGGRIDHAGHANDLPTMIQETLDFDAAFKVAIDFAKKDGNTSVVVTADHETGGLSLSRDNIYEVNIDLWDQQKNSSESLVKALEAAQSIAEIKKIVQGNTWITDLTDEEAQIIMDGDGSSYKREGGYNAVVSKRLLVGWSGHGHSAVDVGVWAYGPIASQVKGQIDNTQVALASASVIGVDLKKATAELQSKYLYPKFKISRENEVLYPAEALVKALGGTYSSTNGIAKMGFNKNNIDINTKTNSIEMNGKKLSLTLDLDNGTIYLPLTAFNQLTGKSMKWDSLSERLVLK; this is encoded by the coding sequence ATGAATAAGATATTCAAACGTATAGCTGTAGGGGGATTGGCGCTATCCATCGTTGCAACGGGTACTTTTATATTAGAGAATCACAACTCAACCGTTAGTGCAGCTACCAAGGAGTCATCGAAGAATCTGATCGTACTCATTGGTGATGGAATGGGACCAGCACAGGTGGCTGCAACACGTTATTATCAAGAACATGAAACTGGTAAAATGGCTTTGAATCTAGATCCATATTATGTGGGTCAAGCAACTACATATGCGGACCGTGGTGATGATGGCGGAGTTATCGTCTCTGGGATCGTAACAGACTCAGCATCTGCGGGAACAGCTTTCGCGACAGGGAATAAAACCTATAATGCCGCAATTAGCGTGTCGAACGAAGAGGTATCGAAACCTTTCGCTTCCGTTATTGAAGCTGCAGAATTAAGTGGTAAGGCAACGGGTCTAGTGACAACAGCACGGATTACGCATGCAACACCTGCTGTATACGCTACACATGTTCGTAGTCGGGATAATGAATCCGCAATTGCCTCTCAGTATTTGGCTAGTGGAGTAGACGTACTCTTAGGAGGAGGTCAATCTTTCTTCGTCACTAAGGATGAGAATGGTAAACGGACAGATAAGAATATCATCCCAGACTTCCAGGCAAAGGGCTATAAATTAGTACAAAAAGCAGCAGATCTTAAGGCTTTATCTTCGGAAAACTCGAAAGTACTCGGATTATTCGGAGGTTCTCATGTATCTTATGTCCCTGATCGTACAGAAGATACGCCATCTCTAGAAGCTATGACCACGAAAGCACTTGAAATATTATCAACTAATAAGAATGGGTTTGCTGTCATGATTGAAGGTGGACGAATTGATCATGCAGGTCATGCGAATGATTTACCAACAATGATTCAAGAAACGCTAGACTTCGATGCGGCTTTCAAAGTTGCGATTGATTTTGCTAAAAAAGATGGAAACACTTCCGTTGTTGTAACAGCTGATCATGAAACAGGCGGGTTGTCATTGTCCCGAGATAATATTTATGAAGTGAACATTGATCTTTGGGATCAACAAAAGAATTCCTCAGAAAGTTTAGTCAAAGCATTAGAAGCTGCTCAATCGATTGCAGAGATCAAAAAGATAGTACAGGGTAACACTTGGATCACTGATCTTACGGATGAAGAAGCACAAATCATTATGGACGGTGATGGTTCTTCCTACAAACGTGAAGGTGGTTATAATGCTGTTGTATCCAAACGTTTATTAGTTGGTTGGTCTGGACATGGACATTCTGCAGTTGATGTAGGTGTATGGGCTTATGGTCCAATTGCTAGCCAAGTGAAAGGCCAAATTGATAATACTCAGGTTGCTTTAGCAAGTGCTTCCGTTATTGGGGTTGATTTGAAAAAGGCGACTGCTGAACTACAATCGAAATATTTATATCCTAAATTTAAAATAAGTCGTGAGAATGAAGTGCTCTATCCTGCTGAGGCATTAGTTAAAGCACTAGGAGGAACATACAGTTCCACTAACGGTATCGCTAAGATGGGTTTCAATAAGAATAATATCGATATAAATACAAAGACAAATTCGATTGAAATGAACGGTAAAAAGTTATCGCTTACGCTGGATCTTGACAATGGTACAATTTATCTTCCACTTACGGCCTTCAATCAACTCACTGGAAAAAGCATGAAGTGGGATTCATTATCTGAACGACTTGTTTTGAAATAA
- a CDS encoding response regulator transcription factor: MYKVMLVDDDYPVIELLSETITWGKLGLHLIGIHENGLSAWEQAQQEMPDIIITDIGMPKMNGLELTTRIREIKPNVRIAILSCHSDFQYAQQALRLNVQDYFLKDNLNPEDMIQLLCRFTASIDEETQAGWEQSRMKHLYSETRELRKEQNIKNFIHQPLLSPVEWKRDFSEFGLFAEGDHCLPVITYIEDYRQVNYRYKSVQTLNFAIINVINELLGDLRTKVLHVKYSGKHSFLLFSYKPSLKTNIYDEVLISLKAVQSMILKVLRIQLSFIIGNGCATPEILKLNMNEMLGSDEQRFYLKPGDMTKIQVKVQDSIREKLHLFAYYDKASSELREVFISKNQDRAREVIDQWISLIHNERYSPENVKDWMLKLLLDLKLKLHSLQSIRPSYSADSLYKEIVDMDTLSELRQWLIGHLETIATKQEIGVGTSKRAEVMEACRYVSLRLNARITLDEVAEHLHMNSSYFSRLFKKESGFTFIEYVTRLKMERAKELLDQTNNTVGGICELLGYDNQSYFIKTFKTHAGVTPVEYRG, from the coding sequence ATGTACAAAGTCATGTTGGTAGATGATGACTATCCTGTCATCGAGTTACTGTCTGAAACGATTACATGGGGAAAGTTAGGGCTTCATCTAATAGGAATTCATGAGAATGGACTAAGTGCATGGGAACAGGCACAGCAGGAGATGCCTGATATTATTATCACGGACATCGGGATGCCGAAGATGAATGGATTAGAGTTGACTACTCGCATACGAGAAATCAAGCCGAACGTAAGGATTGCCATCCTCTCATGTCATAGTGATTTTCAATATGCTCAGCAGGCGTTGCGATTGAATGTGCAGGATTACTTTCTTAAAGATAACTTGAATCCAGAGGATATGATCCAATTGCTCTGTCGATTTACCGCAAGCATAGACGAGGAGACACAGGCGGGTTGGGAACAATCCCGAATGAAACATTTGTACAGTGAGACAAGAGAACTGCGTAAAGAACAAAACATTAAAAACTTCATTCATCAACCGCTTCTTTCGCCAGTTGAATGGAAGCGAGATTTTTCAGAATTCGGTTTGTTCGCTGAAGGAGATCATTGTTTACCTGTGATTACTTATATTGAAGATTATAGACAGGTCAATTATCGTTATAAATCAGTACAAACATTGAATTTTGCGATCATTAACGTTATTAATGAATTACTAGGAGATTTAAGGACAAAAGTACTTCATGTAAAATATAGTGGTAAACATTCGTTTCTATTATTCTCGTATAAACCTAGCTTGAAAACGAATATTTATGATGAAGTTCTTATAAGTTTGAAAGCGGTTCAATCTATGATTTTAAAGGTGCTTCGTATCCAATTATCATTCATCATTGGTAATGGTTGTGCCACACCCGAAATTTTGAAATTGAATATGAATGAAATGCTAGGAAGTGATGAACAAAGATTCTATTTGAAACCTGGAGACATGACCAAGATTCAAGTTAAAGTTCAAGATAGTATAAGAGAGAAGCTTCATCTATTTGCCTATTATGACAAAGCCAGTTCAGAATTACGTGAAGTATTTATCAGTAAGAACCAAGATCGAGCCCGTGAAGTCATAGATCAATGGATTAGTCTCATTCATAATGAAAGATATTCACCTGAGAATGTTAAGGATTGGATGTTGAAGTTATTACTAGATCTGAAATTAAAGCTTCACTCGTTACAGTCGATACGACCTTCTTATTCTGCAGATTCACTTTATAAAGAAATTGTGGATATGGACACATTATCGGAGTTACGCCAATGGCTGATTGGTCATTTAGAGACGATTGCTACGAAGCAGGAGATCGGGGTTGGTACTAGTAAACGAGCCGAAGTGATGGAAGCTTGTAGGTATGTATCCCTGCGGTTGAATGCAAGAATCACATTGGATGAAGTAGCAGAGCATCTTCATATGAATTCTAGCTATTTCAGTAGACTGTTTAAGAAAGAATCCGGGTTCACTTTTATCGAATACGTAACGAGATTAAAGATGGAACGTGCGAAAGAGCTATTGGATCAGACGAATAATACAGTTGGTGGTATCTGTGAGTTGTTGGGATACGATAATCAAAGCTATTTCATTAAGACATTTAAAACTCATGCCGGTGTAACACCTGTTGAATATCGAGGATAA
- a CDS encoding ABC transporter permease, with product MSIYRLLIRNIWHRKFLSLLTICSIAVTVAFIVLLSLSQESVEQGAKKGYGPFDVVIGADGSETQLVLNTFYHVGAPTGNIPESILATVKKDPQIEQAYPMTTGDHYNGYPIVGIDAEYFLTRYGDQNLDSGGLYKQTGEVVVGAYVARTLGIHLGDTFAGSHGLIDQGVVHEDEEHGTEEHGEEHHEEDSHASFGYTVVGILPSLNTPDDRALFTTVDYAWAVHETTDDHKEITAILVKPKSLLGAQSLKTELDQYDKVQAVYTSKAVADVVNLVDSGAQIVSVVTGLCIVLAAISVLLSLIAAVNERTKDVGLLRLLGKSKLYVWMTLIGEGVLLTTTGLIIGLIMGHIGGFVLREALFEYGGIQINPLLWTTSHIYIVIGTIAIGLLASIGPAYKTYRMNPLTLFKA from the coding sequence ATGAGTATATATCGTCTATTGATTCGAAATATATGGCATCGTAAGTTTCTGTCTTTACTCACAATATGTTCTATCGCTGTGACCGTTGCGTTTATTGTACTTCTCAGTCTATCACAAGAAAGTGTGGAACAAGGCGCAAAGAAGGGATATGGGCCATTTGATGTAGTGATTGGAGCAGACGGTAGCGAAACGCAATTGGTGTTAAATACGTTCTATCATGTTGGTGCACCAACGGGTAATATCCCTGAATCTATCCTTGCAACTGTCAAGAAAGACCCTCAAATAGAGCAAGCATATCCAATGACGACAGGTGATCACTATAATGGATATCCTATCGTTGGAATCGATGCGGAATATTTCCTCACACGATATGGTGATCAGAATCTCGATAGTGGAGGTTTATATAAGCAGACAGGTGAAGTGGTTGTCGGAGCCTACGTGGCTAGAACTTTAGGAATACACTTAGGAGATACATTTGCTGGTTCACATGGTCTTATTGATCAGGGCGTGGTTCATGAGGATGAAGAACATGGAACAGAGGAACATGGTGAGGAACACCATGAAGAGGATAGTCATGCTAGCTTCGGTTACACGGTAGTAGGTATTCTTCCTTCATTAAATACACCCGATGATCGAGCATTGTTTACAACTGTTGATTATGCTTGGGCGGTTCATGAGACAACCGATGATCATAAAGAGATAACGGCCATACTTGTTAAGCCAAAGTCACTTCTTGGAGCACAATCGTTAAAAACAGAACTTGATCAATATGATAAGGTGCAAGCCGTTTATACTAGTAAAGCTGTTGCTGATGTTGTGAATTTAGTGGATAGCGGTGCACAAATTGTAAGTGTTGTAACTGGACTGTGTATTGTATTAGCGGCGATTTCTGTACTATTATCATTAATTGCTGCAGTAAATGAACGAACGAAGGATGTTGGTCTACTTCGGTTACTAGGGAAATCTAAGTTGTACGTATGGATGACTTTGATTGGTGAAGGAGTTCTTTTGACGACTACTGGGTTGATTATCGGACTGATCATGGGACATATAGGTGGGTTCGTGTTGAGAGAAGCGCTATTTGAGTATGGAGGAATTCAGATTAATCCATTGTTGTGGACGACTAGTCATATTTATATTGTTATAGGAACGATAGCCATTGGTTTACTGGCCTCAATCGGCCCAGCGTATAAGACATATCGGATGAATCCTCTCACATTGTTTAAAGCATAG